Sequence from the Deltaproteobacteria bacterium genome:
ATTTGTGGGTATCCTTTCCACAACGGCGCCGTCTGCAAGGATCATCTCTTCTCTTCGGACCGGGGCCATGAATCCCGGCACGGCGCAACTGGCCAGCACGACTTCAATGAGGGACCCTTCTCTCAATACCACTCCCCGGCCGGACACAAGGTCCGCTGCCACTGCCGCATAAGGAATAGTGGTCTGGTCAGTATCAACGTCCGGGAGAAAAACCCGGAGGGTCTCCCGCACCTCCTCTTCCGATACCAGGGCCTTTTTAAGCATAGCGAGGCTCAGGAAAAGATGTTTTTCCGCAATCCGGACGAGACGATGCATGAAGTTGGTTTTTGCCAGGTTGAAGGGATGAATCTTCTCCAATCGCCTCAGGCCCCTGTTTTGGGGGGCTTCATCTGCGAAAAATTCGGAAATTCTGGCCTCGAGAGCGGCTGCATCCGGTTTAAGTGCATAAGCAGCCCCAACCAGGGCGCCCATGCTGGTCCCCACGATCAGGTCGACGGGGATGCCCTCCCTCTCAAGAACCTTCAATACACCTACATGGGCAAAGCCTCTTGCCCCTCCTCCTCCAAGGGCCAGCCCTATTTTCGGCCTCGTGTCCATAATCGAGTTTTTATCAGGGATTTTTTTCTCCTCTCCATCTATACGCCCCGAATTATCGGGCCTGTCCGGGGTAGCACGGATTCCATCCTTTGAAACTGAATTAAATCCCGACCGACGGTGATGTGGAAATTTACCGTCCCAGAGAGAACTTCATC
This genomic interval carries:
- a CDS encoding patatin-like phospholipase family protein; the encoded protein is MDTRPKIGLALGGGGARGFAHVGVLKVLEREGIPVDLIVGTSMGALVGAAYALKPDAAALEARISEFFADEAPQNRGLRRLEKIHPFNLAKTNFMHRLVRIAEKHLFLSLAMLKKALVSEEEVRETLRVFLPDVDTDQTTIPYAAVAADLVSGRGVVLREGSLIEVVLASCAVPGFMAPVRREEMILADGAVVERIPTNPATFLGAEIVIGVDAGFSLCRVPPIEDGIDAINRAMEIMSFYLNRRSREKADILIEPSVKQFEWTDFFCYEDIIREGERAAESKIEEIKALLRHGFRRKMIRKFFKGIPWAKKITSPAGDLFEGSPDWVILEKAPPGTQETSPSEGTLPG